The following are encoded in a window of Actinomycetes bacterium genomic DNA:
- a CDS encoding dihydroorotate dehydrogenase, producing the protein MSSTAPGPRTRPGAGTDLSVDLCGVRLATPVLAASGCFGFGREMARFLDLREVGAVVTKSVSLEPRRGRPTPRVAETPSGMLNAIGLQNPGVEAFCATDLPFLASAGARVVASVVGRSAAEFARVAGRLAREDAVDLIEVNLSCPNVEHRGEVFATDPDAAAAVVAAVKAATGQPVLAKLTADVTDLVAVARAVVEAGADGLTLINTLLGMAVDVHRRRPLLAAGTGGLSGPAIRPVAVRCTWQVATALPGVPIVGTGGILTAEDAAEFLLVGARAVAVGSASFVDPRAAVEVADGLAAYLETQGVGSVAELPALFQPER; encoded by the coding sequence GTGAGCAGCACCGCGCCCGGCCCCCGGACCCGCCCCGGGGCCGGCACGGACCTCTCGGTCGACCTGTGCGGGGTCCGGCTGGCCACGCCGGTGCTGGCCGCGTCGGGCTGCTTCGGGTTCGGCCGCGAGATGGCCCGCTTCCTCGACCTGCGCGAGGTCGGCGCGGTGGTCACCAAGTCGGTCAGCCTCGAGCCGCGCCGCGGGCGGCCCACGCCCCGCGTGGCCGAGACCCCCTCGGGGATGCTGAACGCGATCGGCCTGCAGAACCCGGGCGTCGAGGCGTTCTGCGCCACCGACCTGCCGTTCCTGGCCAGTGCGGGCGCGCGGGTGGTGGCCAGCGTGGTCGGCCGCAGCGCGGCCGAGTTCGCGCGGGTCGCCGGGCGCCTGGCCCGCGAGGACGCGGTCGACCTGATCGAGGTGAACCTCTCCTGCCCCAACGTCGAGCACCGTGGCGAGGTGTTCGCCACCGACCCGGACGCCGCAGCCGCGGTGGTGGCGGCCGTGAAGGCCGCCACCGGGCAGCCCGTGCTGGCCAAGCTGACCGCCGACGTGACCGATCTCGTCGCGGTGGCCAGGGCCGTGGTGGAGGCGGGCGCCGACGGCCTCACCCTGATCAACACGCTGCTGGGCATGGCGGTCGACGTCCACCGCCGGCGCCCGCTGCTGGCCGCCGGCACCGGCGGCCTGTCCGGCCCGGCCATCAGGCCGGTGGCCGTGCGCTGCACCTGGCAGGTCGCCACCGCCCTGCCCGGGGTACCCATCGTGGGCACCGGGGGCATCCTGACCGCCGAGGACGCAGCCGAGTTCCTGCTGGTCGGGGCCAGGGCGGTCGCGGTCGGCAGCGCCAGCTTCGTCGACCCTCGAGCCGCGGTCGAGGTCGCCGACGGGCTCGCCGCCTACCTCGAGACCCAGGGCGTCGGGTCCGTGGCCGAGCTGCCCGCACTGTTCCAGCCCGAGAGGTGA
- the pyrF gene encoding orotidine-5'-phosphate decarboxylase, which produces MTSIVFKRKGPEEGPGGLGSPVILALDTADLDLALDWAELAAPAIGMVKVGLELFCAHGAGAVRALRGEGHRVMLDLKLHDIPVTVGRAVEAAAELDVRMVTVHAAGGRAMLEAAVEAAAGRVDVAAVTVLTSLSPPDLAGLGLGDAAATAERLARLAALAGCPALVCSPLEARRLRAATSPGASGAAGERVQLVCPGVRLDTGGQGGLDDQARVATPAETVRAGADWLVVGRPITRAPDPAAAARAVRDEAVAAR; this is translated from the coding sequence ATGACCAGCATCGTCTTCAAGAGGAAGGGACCGGAAGAGGGCCCTGGGGGGCTCGGCTCGCCCGTGATCCTGGCGCTCGACACCGCCGACCTCGACCTCGCCCTCGACTGGGCCGAGCTGGCCGCGCCTGCGATCGGCATGGTCAAGGTGGGGCTCGAGCTGTTCTGCGCCCACGGCGCCGGCGCGGTGCGCGCCCTGCGCGGCGAGGGCCACCGGGTGATGCTCGACCTCAAGCTCCACGACATCCCGGTCACGGTCGGCCGCGCGGTGGAGGCCGCGGCCGAGCTCGACGTCAGGATGGTCACCGTCCACGCCGCGGGCGGCCGGGCAATGCTGGAGGCGGCGGTGGAGGCCGCCGCCGGGCGGGTGGACGTGGCCGCGGTCACCGTGCTGACCAGCCTCTCCCCGCCTGACCTGGCGGGGCTCGGCCTCGGCGACGCCGCCGCCACAGCCGAGCGGCTGGCCCGGCTCGCAGCCCTGGCCGGCTGCCCGGCCCTCGTCTGCTCCCCGCTCGAGGCCCGGCGCCTGCGCGCCGCGACCAGCCCTGGAGCCTCGGGCGCTGCGGGCGAGCGGGTCCAGCTTGTCTGCCCCGGCGTCCGGCTGGACACCGGTGGCCAGGGTGGCCTGGACGACCAGGCCCGGGTGGCCACGCCGGCCGAGACGGTGCGGGCCGGGGCCGACTGGCTCGTGGTCGGGCGCCCGATCACCCGGGCGCCGGACCCGGCCGCGGCCGCCCGGGCCGTGCGGGACGAGGCGGTGGCGGCCCGGTGA